Below is a window of Pseudomonas monteilii DNA.
CATGCCGAAACCATCACCCCGCAGAACATCGAGCGTGTCCGTGCGCTGGGCGGCGGTATCGCCATCCAGGACCGCATGGCCTTCCAGGGTGAGTACTTCGTCGACCGCTACGGCGCCAAGGCCGCCGAACAGACGCCGCCGATCAAGCGCATGCTCGACATGGGCGTGCCGGTAGGTGCGGGCACCGATGCCACCCGCGTCTCCAGCTACAACCCGTGGACTTCGCTGTACTGGCTGGTCAGCGGCAGGACCGTGGGGGGCATGGCGCTGTATCCGGAAGGCCTGGACCGCGATACCGCACTGCAGCTGTTCACCCAGGGCAGCGCCTGGTTCTCCAGCGAGCAAGGCAAGAAAGGCCAGATCAAGGTGGGCCAACTGGCCGATCTGGCAGCGTTGTCGCTGGACTTCTTCAGTGTCGAAGAAGAAGCGATCAAGGGCATCGAATCCGTGCTGACCGTCGTCGACGGCAAGGTGGTGTATGCGGCGGGCGAATTCGATCGCCTCGGCCCACCCCAGGTGCCTGTACTGCCGGAGTGGTCCCCGGTGGCCAAGGTGCCGGGGCACTGGCGCGTGGGCACGCCGTCGCTGGCAGCCACCGTGCACCAGTGTTCGGGACCGTGCGGCGTGCATGCGCATAGCCATGACAAGGCGCGCAAGTCGAGTGTGCCGGTGAATGACTACCAAGGATTCTGGGGAGCGCTGGGCTGTTCGTGCTTTGCTTTCTAAGCTGATGTGACGGTCGAAAGAAAGGGGCCGCGATGGCCCCTTTTCTTGGTTCTGCCTCGACTGCAGCACGCAGGACCGTACGCCGAGACCATGACGTCAGAATCTACCTGCAAGGGGGTACTCGATGATCAGGTAGATACGGTCGATGTCGCCACCCGCCTGGGCTTGATTGGCTCGGTGACTGACATGGGAGAACGCCAGGCTGAGATCCTTTGCCGCGCCTGACTGGATGACATACTTCAGGTCGATATCGCGCTCCCAGTGCTTGCCACCCTGACCTTGCTGGCCGACATAGGCCCCGCCAGCTGGCGCACGTGTCCCGTCGATACCGCGACCGCTGACGTATCGCCCCATCAGGCTCAAGCCGGGCACACCGAGCGTCGTGAAGTTGAGGTCATAGCGTAGCTGCCATGAACGCTCCCCTGGACCATTGAAGTCAGCATACTTGATCGAATTGGCCAGGTAGATGGCATCGCCTCCGACAAAGTCGAAGGGCGTCTTGCCCTCGACCTTCTGGTAGGCCACGCTCAGCGCCTGGGCACCGAAGCTGAAGCTGGACAGCACGCTGTACGCCAGGGTATCGATTGCGCCTGCACTGGCCTTGCCGGTATCACGGGTCTGGTAGAGGTTGCCATCCAAGCGCCAATGGCCCTCAGCCCTGTTCAGGTTGAGGTAGACCTGACGCCATGTATCGTCCAGCACCCCGGCGTACAGCGCCCCCGCGAATGACCCCTTCGACGCGAATGTAGCGCCGGCCAGGCTGATCGCCCGATCATGCGTCGTCGCGCCATAGCCGCTGAAGTCATCGTGGGTCGAACTGTTGTCCTGGTTGTTGAAGGCGGTGAAACGGCCTGCCTGAAAACGCCAGTCGGGCAGGTCTGCATTCTCCAGAAGCCAGCCCGTGGCATATTCAGGGTGCAGACGTTTGTCACCTGTATCGAACACCGGGGTTTCCACCATCATCTCGCCGTAGCGCAGTCGCGTGTTGCCCAGGCGTAGCTTGAGTGCGGCGCCTGCGCTGGAATACTCGGACGCTGCACGGTTATCGCTGTCGCGCGGCAGCAGCCCGGCACCGGCATGGCCACGCCCCCCGTCCAGCTTGAAACCGATGAACCCGTGGGCATCGATACCGACGCCAATGGGGCCTTTGGTAAACCCTGAGTGGATATCGCCGATGAAGCCCTGCGCCCATTCTTGGCGATAATTCTGGCCGCTCCCGGACGGTGAGCGGAAGTCGCTGTGCAAGAAGTAGTGACGCGTGAGCAGCGACCAGCCCGCTTCGTCGGCTTGGCTGAAAAGCGGGCAACAGGTCAGCGTTGCGAGCAGGATGCGGCCTGGTCCGTGAGGTACGCGGATCATGGTGGCTCCGGGTGGAATGAGCCTGAACTCTGCGCGATTGCCAGGGCTGGGGTCTTGTAACGGTGTGCTAGATGCCGATCACCCTCCCCGGCAGTGAGCCCTTGAAGGCTCGGTGCCGAGGAGCAATGCCAATGGTGTCAGGTACGTTGCCCAGGGCCGCACGATTCGTGTGGATTGCCCACACCGTGGCGGTTCAATGCTCGCCAGACCGATGATGGATGTGTGTTCCAGCCAACAGATGACGAATTTTCACAGGTACGCCTTCGCTCTGGAATGTGCGCACCCGCGCTTCGATGCTCAACTCACCGTGGGTCACCCGATGGTGATGACGCAGGTGCTCGAGCCAGGACTCTTCGAAGAAAAATTCCTGCCACACACTGGGCTCCGCGCTGTCCTGCATCAATCCCCAGGACAAGGCACCGTTTCGCTTGCGCATGGCTTCCAGCTCTCGAGCCGCCTGTGTGAACGCCTCTGCCTGAGCCGGATCGATATGGTACTCGACCGTCACCATGACAGGGCCACGTTCCTGATCCAGGTCATCGCTGAGCACGGGCGCGGGCCAGTGCAGCGAGGGCACGAGTTCTTCAGCTTCCGTTTCAGGGAGCGCCACCCTGCAGGTGGCGAGGGTCGCCAGGGCAAGGCCGCCAGCAGCCAACAGCAGGCTCAGCGTGATCGAGGCATGGCTCGCCACAGTCCCCCACAGAAGGCCGCCGCCCGCCATGGAACCGAAGAAGACCAGAATGTACACCGACAGTGCTCGGGCTCGTACCCACGCCGGCACCGACGTCTGAGCGGCAACCTGCATGTTGGACAGCACCGCGATCCAAGCGGCCCCACCCATCAGCATCGCCGGCAGCAGCACATAGAAACTGCGGACCGATGCGAGCACAAGCAGGAACATGGCATACAACAGGCTGGCGATCATGACCAAACGGTCTCGACTGATCCGTTCACGCAAGGCAGGCAGAAGCGTTGCGCCCCCTACAGCGCCAATGCCTATTGCGGCGAGCAACAACCCGAAATCGGCTGCGGTCCCCTGCATCTCGCTTCGCACGATCAAGGGCAGCAATGAAGTACCCGCGCTGGCAAACAGGAAGAAGGCCAGTGCACGAATCAGTACGGCTTGAAGTGGCTTGGAGCTTCTCGCAAATCGCATCCCCGTACGTATTGCGCCGATGAAGCGCTCGGCAGGCAAGAGCGGTTCCTTCACCTCGCGCTTCCACATGAACAGCACTAGGATGACACCCGCAAACGAAACGGCGTTGAGTGCGAATGTCAGCCACGGGCCTACCAGGCTGACCACCACACCTGCCAAGGCAGGGCCGATCGCTCGCGAGACGTTTATGCCGACACTCGAGATGGCCACCGCATTCGACAGATCCTCCTTCCCGACCAGCTCAGGTGTCAGGGCGCTCCACGCCGGCATCATCAACGCCGTCCCCATGCCCAACGCCAACGTAAGCACCAGAAGCAAGGGCACGTTCATCAGCCCTAGCAGCGTGAGGCTTGCCAGGGTCACGGCGACTGCCGACATCCAGAGCTGCACGAGCAGCAGGTAACGTCGTTTATCGACAATGTCAGCAGCGGCTCCGGCTGGAAGGGCCAGGAAGAACATGGGTAGCGAGCCTGCCACTTGAATCAATGCAACATGCAGCGGGCTGGCTGAAAGGGTGGTCATCAACCATCCAGCGCCGACTTCGTGCATCCAGGTACCGATGTTGGAGGCAATCGTTGCGATCCATAACATGCGGAAGGTGGTATTGCGCAAGGGGCTCCAAGCGCCAGAGGTGGATGTGCTCATTCCATTGCTGCCTTTGACAAAGTGGGGTGGATACAGGTCGGTATTCCGGGTCGTCATGGCTGGGTCATGCCCGCCTGGAGCGCGCGCACGAGCCTCCAGCCAGCATCGGCCGGCCCGAATCGGTTCTTGGGTAGACGTCTCGACGGGACGAGTGCCAGGTCGGCAGTCCCTGATTCAGCCAGGCGGCCTGCTCTGCGCCCGCTTTGCGAGGAGAGGCAGGACCGTCATCCGGCTGCATGGGTCAAGGCATGCGGGGCAACTCATGGGGTCGCAGGTCGAACACGAGCACTTCTGCATCACGCCCGTTGGAAAGCTCGATGACCTGCTCTTTTCTCATGCGAACACCGTCGCCTTCACGAAGCGGCTGGCCGTTCACCTCGATGCCCCCACGTGCCACGTGCACATAGGCATGACGGTTGTCAGCCAGCGTCAGGGTCGCCTGCTCGTCACCGTCGAAGAGGCCCGCATAGACACGCGCATCCTGGCGAACCTGGAGCGAACCCTGCTGGCCATCGGGCGAAATGATCAGCCGGAGTTTGCCGCGCTTTTCATCATCGCTGAAGTGCTGCTGCTGATAACGAGGCGCCGCGCCACGTACATTGGGCACGATCCAGATTTGCAGAAAATGAACCGGTTGTGACGTGCTGTGGTTGAACTCACTGTGAGCGACTCCACTGCCTGCACTCATCAATTGCACATCACCGGGTGTGATGACCGATCCAGTACCCAGCGTGTCTTCATGCGCCAGAGCGCCCTCGAGTACATAAGAAAAGATCTCCATGTCACGGTGAGGGTGCTGGCCGAAACCTTTGCCTGCGATCACCCGGTCGTCGTTGATGACCAGAAGATCAGAAAAGCCACGCTCCTCAGGGTCGTGGTAGTCCGCGAATGAAAAGGTATGAGACGACTTCAACCAGCCATGGTTGGCGTGGCCACGTTCTTCAGCGTTACGGACAGTGATCATGCTATGTCTCCTTGGGGCTCAAGTGCCTCTTTGCGATGAATCAACTTTACTGTCAGGCCTTAAGAACCAGAAGACGCAGTCCAGGGAATGACTGTCTCTTGAATAGGGACAATTCGAACATCTTTTGAAGTGTTGAACGAATCTGGTAGCACGCGTCATTCACGATGAGTGTTTCTTTCGACGTGTAGCGCTTCACTGCCGTGGAGGAGCTGTGACGAATACGGCAGATGCCCTCTGCCCTGAGCGAATCGAGTCGAGGCGCACGCGTGAGATCAGGAGCACCCGCGCCTGTTCACTGGACGAACCGGGGCCCGACAGCTAATAGTTAAGACGTCGGGAGATGCCTCATGAATCCACGTCACGCTTGCCTGGACTGTCTGCAACACGATCCGCCGAACCTGGTCGAGGCCGCCCTGTGGGTTGCTGCCGAACATGACCGAGAGGTCGTCCCCGAGGCCTGGCTGCGGCACGTTCAACACGTTCAGCACGAGGTGCAGGTTCACCTGCCTGCGTTGCCGGCGGCCGAACTCGCCCAACTGCTGCTGCGCCAGCTCAATGCGCTTGGTTTTCAACAGGACGAGCAGTTCCCCCTACGGCCCCATGCTGCCCTGCTGGACCAGGTGCTGCTCAGGCGCCGAGGCCAACCACTGCCGTTGGCGATCCTTGCCCTGGAACTGGCGCGGCGTCTGGATATCGCGCTCGAGGGTGTGAATTTTCCGGGGCATTTCCTGCTGCGGGTGCCCGGTGCCGACTACCTGCTCGACCCCTGCGGCGGCCGGCGCCTGTACCCGGTCGACTGCCGCGACCTGCTGGCCCGCCAGTACGGCGCGCAGGTGACCCTCAGCGCCGACCACCTGCAGGCCGCCACGCCTCGGCAGATGCTGCAGCGCCTGTCGCGCAACCTGCGCCAGTTGCATGCCGACAACGATCAGCCCTTGGCCGCGCTGGTGGATGCCGAGCGGGTCATGCAGCTGGGAGCGCCGACGGCGGCGGACTATGTGGCGCGGGCCATCCTCTACCAGCGGCTGGAGTGCCCCGAGGCAGAGCGGTTCGACCTGGAGCGCGCCTTGTTGCTGAGCGATGACCCGGTGCAGCGGTTGCGGTTGAGCGAACGGCTGGGACGCCTGCCGGTGACGGGGCATTCGCTTCATTGAGGCTGGGTCGTGATGGGGGGCTGAGCGGTGCCACTGATGGGTATGCTTGCAGGCGGGCTTCGTGGGTCTTCTGCGCCCAATCGTGGCCGGTCTGGCGCCTCGGCAGGGACCGCCCCCACACCCGTAGCCGTATTACGACGTTGCAGGCTATCGCAGGATCTTGTGTGGGCTTGCCCACGATGCAAGCGGCGCCTGACAGGGCCCAATCGCGGCACAGGGGCCCACAGGTGGCCGCGATAGCCTGCAACCCCGCGATGGGGCTACGGGTGTAGGAGCGGCCCCTGCCGGGGCGCCGGACCGGCCGCGATGGGCCGCAAAGCGGCCCTAAATCGATTAGCAATAAAGCTCCGGATCCTGCCAGCTATCGCCCTGTTCTCTGCGCGACAGTGCGGCGCCAAGGCGGCGGGCGGACTCCCACCCAGATCTCTGCCGCCATCGGTGTAGGCATGGCTGCGCAAGCAGCTTGTGGGAGCGGGCTTGCCCGCGATGCAGGCGGCGCCTGACAGGGCCCTATCGCTGGCAAGCCAGCTCCCACCCAGATCTCAGCAGCCATCGGTGTAGGCATGGCTGCGCAAGCAGCTTGTGGGAGCGGGCTTGCCCGCGATGCAGACGGCGCCTGACAGGGCCCTATCGCTGGCAAGCCAGCTCCCACCCAGATCTCTGCAACCGTCGGTGTAGGCGTGGCTGCGCAAGCAGCTTGTGGGAGCGAGCTTGCCCGCGATGCAGGCGGCGCCTGACAGGGCCCTATCGCTGGCAAGCCAGCTCCCACCCAGATCTCAGCAGCCGTCGGTGTAGGCGTGGCTGCGCAAGCAGCTTGTGGGAGCGGGCTTGCCCGCGATAGCGTCCAGACCGTCGCCGCCTGCATCGCGGGCAAGCCCGCTCCCACAGAGGGCTGGGCTGGTCCGTCAGATCCCACAAAGGGTGACATGGGTCTATCAGGTCAGCTCGGTGTGTCCGCTTGTGCCTGCGGATGGGCGGCGATGAAGGCCGGATGCCGTTCCGCCAGCGCGACTACCCGCTGGATACGCGGACAGGCCTCCAGCCCCACGCCGAAGCGCTGGGCCGCATATACCTGCGGCACCACGAACACATCCGCCCACCCGGGTGTGGGGCCAAGACAGTACCCCTCCTCGCCCAGCATCTGCTCCACGGCCACCAGTCCACGACCAATCCAGTGCGTGATCCAGGCCTGCACGTCGGTCTCCTCCACCCCATGCCCTCGCAACCATCGCAGGACAGCCACATTGTGCAAGGGGTGGACGTCACACCCGATCGCCCCGGCGATGCTGCGCGCCTGGGCGCGCGCCAGCAGGTCGGCGGGCAGAAGCGGCGGCGTGGGCCAGCGTTCTTCCAGATAGTCGAGGATGGCCATGGATTGCGTCAGGACCTGGCCTGTCTCCAGACGCAGGGCCGGCACGCGGCCTTGCGGGTTGATCCCCAGATAACCAGCGTCCTGCTGCTCGCCCATCAGCAGGTTCACCGGCAACACCTGGGCTTGCAGCCCCTTGAGCGCCAGGGCGATGCGCACTCGGTACGACGCGGTCGAGCGGTAGTAGGTGAACAGCTCCATACCCAAGCCCTCAACGTGCTGGCATGACCCTGCCACGGCACTCGCCGAAGCCGATGCTGACCTGTCCCTCACGCACGCAGCGTGCACGCAGGATGACCTCGTCGCCGTCCTCGAGAAACTGTCGCCGTTCGCCGTTCGCCAATTCGACCGCCTGCTTGCCGCCCTCGGTCGTTTCCAGCAGGCTGCCGAACGCGTCAGCCTCCGTGCCGGACAACGTGCCAGTGCCGAACAGGTCCCCAGGCTGCAACTGGCACCCGTTGACGCTGTGGTGGGCGATCATCTGCGCCACGGTCCAGTACATGCTCGACGCCTGGCTGCGCGCCAGGCGGTGGGCCGGCAGCCCCGAGGCGCGCATGCGCTCGGTCAGCAACAGCACCTCCAGCTCGATGTCGAACGCGCCCTGGGCCTGGTCCTGGGTATCGAACAGGTACGGCAGCGGTTGCGGATCGTCGGCAGAGCGCACGGGCTGCGCGCGCCGGAACGGTGCCAGTGCTTCGGCGGTGACGACCCAGGGCGACACGCTGGTCATGAAGCTCTTGGACAGGAACGGCCCCAGCGGCTGGTATTCCCAGGCCTGGATGTCCCGCGCCGACCAGTCGTTGAGCAGACACAGGCCGGCCAGGTGCTGCCCTGCCTCGGCGATCGGGATCGCCTCACCCAGGGCATTGCCTGGCCCGATCCAGATACCCAGTTCGAGTTCGTAGTCCAGCTTGGCGCTCGGGCCGAACACCGGCGTGGCCTGCCCGGCCGGCAGTGTCTGCCCGCAGGGACGCTGCACCGCCGTCCCCGAGGGCCGCAGGGTCGAGGCGCGTCCGTGGTAGGCGATGGGCACATGCTTGTAGTTGGGCAGCAAGGGGTTGTCCGGGCGGAACAGTTTGCCGACGTTGGTGGCATGCTGCAGACCCACATAGAAATCGGTGTAGTCGCCGACGCGTGCCGGCAGGTGCAGCTGGCAATCGCCCATGGGATACAGGGCACCCTCCAGCTCGCGGCGGTGCTCGCTGTGCTCGCCCAATAGCACCTGCAAGCGCTCGCGCAGCGCCACCCGTGGTGCGGCACCCAGGGCGAACAGCCCATTCAGGGTACCGTCCCGCGTTGCCGCTACGGCCGTCCGGGCCGCGCCCTCGAGCAGGCCTGCTGCCGAGACGGCCTCCAGGTCGAGAATCGCGTCACCGATGGCCACGCCGCAGCGCGGCGCCTCGCCCGGTCGGCTGAAGATGCCCAGCGGCAGGTTCTGCAAAGGAAAGTCGGCATGGCCGTTGGCATGTTCGACCCAGCTGCGGGCAACGGCGGTCTGGCTCATCGATCATCTCCGGTCCGGGGTGAAGGTGCGGGGCAGGGTCGCCCAGCACTGGTCGTAGTCGGGTTGCAACTGTGGGCTGTCCAGGGCCTGGCGGCTGGGGCGCAAGACCTGGGAGGTCTCGAACATGAAGGCCATGGTGTGCTCCAGGTACTGCGGCTGCAGCTCGGCGGCGATCGCCCGGGCGCAGGTCTCGGCATCCGGCCCGTGAGCGCTCATGCAAGGGTGCAATGAGGCGCCGCCGGGCAGGAAGCCCTCGGCCTTGGCGTCGTAGGCGCCCTGGATCAGGCCCATGAATTCGTTCATCAGGTTGCGGTGGAACCAGGGCGGCCGGAAGGTGTTCTGCGCCACCATCCAGCGGGGTGGGAAGATCACGAAATCCAGGTTGGCCATGCCAGGCACGCTGCTCGGCGAGGTCAGCACGGTGAAGATCGACGGATCGGGATGGTCGAAGCTGACCGTGCCCAGGGTATTGAAGCGGCGCAGGTCATAGGTGTACGGCACGTTGTTGCCATGCCAGGCCACCACATCCAGGGGCGAGTGCCCGAGCTCGCAGGCCCAGAACGTGCCCAGGTATTTCTGCACCAATTGCGTGGGCCGCTCGAGGTCTTCGTAGGCGGCCACGGGCGCCAGGAAGTCGCGCGGATTGGCCAGACCATTGCTGCCGATCGGCCCGAGGTCCGGCAGCCGCAAGGGCACCCCGTGGTTCTCGGCGATGTAGCCGCGCGCCTGGGCGTCGAGCAGCTCGACCCGAAACTTCAGCCCCCTGGGCAGGACCAGGATCTGCAAGGGCTCGACCTGCAGCACGCCCAGTTCGGTCACCACCCGCAGGCGCCCCAGCTCCGGCACCAGCAGCAACTCGCCGTCGGCGTTGTAGCACACCCGCTCCATGGAGCGGTTGGCACAGTACAGCGACACGCTGACGCCCGCAGCCTGGTCGGCCGCCGCCGTGGCCGCCATCGGCAGCCATCCGTCGAGGAAGTCGGTCGGCGCGTCGGGTACTGGATGGGGCCCCCAGCGCAAGCGATTCGGCGTGCCCTGCCCCGCAGCATCGGCCAGGGGCTGGTGGGCCAGGCGCTCGAAACGCGGGTGCAAGGCGGAGGGGCGGATGCGGTACAGCCAGCTGCGCCGCTGTTCGGTGCGCGGCAGGGTGAAGGCGGTACCCGAAAGTTGCTCGGCGTAGAGCCCATAGGGCGCTCGCTGGGGCGAGTTCTGCCCGACGGGCAAGGCACCGGGAAGCGCCTCGCTGGCGAACTCGTTGCCCCAGCCGCTCTGGTAGCGAATGTCCGAAGACGCGCTGGCTGTCATCTGTACCTCCGTGCGCCGGAAAGCCCAGCTGCGGGTGGGTGCTCGCACTGACACGTCGAAGCGTCGTACGCGCGCGTTGTTTTTATCGTAAACAGATTACGATAAACGTAATTTGCTCGGCGCTGGTCGTCAAGCTATAAAGGCGGCCCCTGACTCACTGGACGCCCTGCCCATGGCCAACGTCAATTCCGTTCCCGACACGGGCAAGCAAAAGGTACGTTCTGCCGAAACCGGCACCGACATCCTCAAGGCCCTGGCCCAGCTGGCGCCTTCGACCTCGCTGTCGCGCCTGGCCGAACACGTCGGCATGCCCGCAAGCAAGGTCCATCGGTACCTTCAGGCGCTCATCGCCAGCGGTTTCGCCGAGCAGGAGGTCGCCACCAACCACTACGCGCTCGGCCGTGAAGCCTTGCGTGTCGGCCTGGCAGCCTTGGGCAGTATCAATGTGCTGAAAGTGGCGGCGCTGCCGCTGGCGCAGTTGCGCGATGACCTCAACGAGACCTGCTTTCTCGCCGTCTGGGGCAATCAGGGCGCAACGGTGGTCAGCATCGAGCCGGCCGCGCGTGCGGTGACGCTGGTGACCCAGATCGGCTCGGTGCTGCCGCTGCTGTCGTCTTCGACCGGCCTGGTATTCGCGGCCTACCTGCCCGAGCACCAGACCGCCAGCCTGCTCAAGGAGGCCTTGAAGGCGTTCGAGGACGACACGCAACCCTTGCGCACATTGCAGACGATTCGTGAGCGCGGCCTGCACCATGTGCATGGCTCGTTGCTGCCAGGGGTCGATGCGCTGTCGGCGCCCATTCTCGATGCGCGGGGGCAGATCGCTGCGGTCATGACCGTGGTCGGCCCGGCCTCGACTTTCGATGCCGACGAGCGCGGCCCGGCCGCCCGGCGCTTGCTGGCAGCCGCCCAGGCGACCAGTTGGCGGATGGGCTACCAGGCCGAGGACGGTGTGGAGGCGTGAGCGAGAACGCGCCTGCTGCGAAGCGGACTGTTGCCTGCCGTGCAACAGTGAATGTCAAAAGCAGCGGTATTTCCTTTGCGCTCAAGCGCTTATGCTGGCCCGACTGATCGGCAGGGGTGACTATTCCCCCTCTTTACCCCCGCCGATGGGTACCTCGACGCGGATTTTGAAGCTCCTTGATCTGTCGTCTCGATTGGCCGCTGCCTTGGACAGCGGCTTTTTTTATGGCAGATCGAAATCCCGGTCAGCCTTTCAGCGCCTGGACGAAGTCATCCAGCCAAGGCTCGGCGTCGGTCTCCTGGTCGACCGTCTCGCTGGCATCCAGACGCAGCATGGGCACGACCTCCTGCACGCCAAGCTCGGCATACAGCTCGCGCAGCTGCTCGCCGCCGCCACAATAGGTATCGCCATAGCTCGAATCGCCCAGCGCGATGACGCCGCCCGGCAGGCCTCGCCATTGGCTTGGCAAGGTGTCGCGCAGGCTGTCGTACAGGGGCATCAGGTCGTCGGGTAACTCGCCCATGCCGGTGGTCGAGGTGACCGCCAGCAACGCATCGGGGGCGAATGCCTGGATGTCGGCGAGCGTGCCGCGCGGCGAATGCCAGGTCTCGAAGCCTGCCGTGTTCAGCCGTGTGGCGGCATGACGAGCGACGTCCTCGGCGGTGCCGTAGACCGTTCCTGAAATGAT
It encodes the following:
- a CDS encoding MFS transporter, with translation MSTSTSGAWSPLRNTTFRMLWIATIASNIGTWMHEVGAGWLMTTLSASPLHVALIQVAGSLPMFFLALPAGAAADIVDKRRYLLLVQLWMSAVAVTLASLTLLGLMNVPLLLVLTLALGMGTALMMPAWSALTPELVGKEDLSNAVAISSVGINVSRAIGPALAGVVVSLVGPWLTFALNAVSFAGVILVLFMWKREVKEPLLPAERFIGAIRTGMRFARSSKPLQAVLIRALAFFLFASAGTSLLPLIVRSEMQGTAADFGLLLAAIGIGAVGGATLLPALRERISRDRLVMIASLLYAMFLLVLASVRSFYVLLPAMLMGGAAWIAVLSNMQVAAQTSVPAWVRARALSVYILVFFGSMAGGGLLWGTVASHASITLSLLLAAGGLALATLATCRVALPETEAEELVPSLHWPAPVLSDDLDQERGPVMVTVEYHIDPAQAEAFTQAARELEAMRKRNGALSWGLMQDSAEPSVWQEFFFEESWLEHLRHHHRVTHGELSIEARVRTFQSEGVPVKIRHLLAGTHIHHRSGEH
- a CDS encoding homogentisate 1,2-dioxygenase (An oxygenase that acts to open the ring of homogentisate formingmaleylacetoacetate as part of the catabolism of L-tyrosine and L-phenylalanine) — encoded protein: MTASASSDIRYQSGWGNEFASEALPGALPVGQNSPQRAPYGLYAEQLSGTAFTLPRTEQRRSWLYRIRPSALHPRFERLAHQPLADAAGQGTPNRLRWGPHPVPDAPTDFLDGWLPMAATAAADQAAGVSVSLYCANRSMERVCYNADGELLLVPELGRLRVVTELGVLQVEPLQILVLPRGLKFRVELLDAQARGYIAENHGVPLRLPDLGPIGSNGLANPRDFLAPVAAYEDLERPTQLVQKYLGTFWACELGHSPLDVVAWHGNNVPYTYDLRRFNTLGTVSFDHPDPSIFTVLTSPSSVPGMANLDFVIFPPRWMVAQNTFRPPWFHRNLMNEFMGLIQGAYDAKAEGFLPGGASLHPCMSAHGPDAETCARAIAAELQPQYLEHTMAFMFETSQVLRPSRQALDSPQLQPDYDQCWATLPRTFTPDRR
- a CDS encoding fumarylacetoacetase; the protein is MSQTAVARSWVEHANGHADFPLQNLPLGIFSRPGEAPRCGVAIGDAILDLEAVSAAGLLEGAARTAVAATRDGTLNGLFALGAAPRVALRERLQVLLGEHSEHRRELEGALYPMGDCQLHLPARVGDYTDFYVGLQHATNVGKLFRPDNPLLPNYKHVPIAYHGRASTLRPSGTAVQRPCGQTLPAGQATPVFGPSAKLDYELELGIWIGPGNALGEAIPIAEAGQHLAGLCLLNDWSARDIQAWEYQPLGPFLSKSFMTSVSPWVVTAEALAPFRRAQPVRSADDPQPLPYLFDTQDQAQGAFDIELEVLLLTERMRASGLPAHRLARSQASSMYWTVAQMIAHHSVNGCQLQPGDLFGTGTLSGTEADAFGSLLETTEGGKQAVELANGERRQFLEDGDEVILRARCVREGQVSIGFGECRGRVMPAR
- a CDS encoding IclR family transcriptional regulator, yielding MANVNSVPDTGKQKVRSAETGTDILKALAQLAPSTSLSRLAEHVGMPASKVHRYLQALIASGFAEQEVATNHYALGREALRVGLAALGSINVLKVAALPLAQLRDDLNETCFLAVWGNQGATVVSIEPAARAVTLVTQIGSVLPLLSSSTGLVFAAYLPEHQTASLLKEALKAFEDDTQPLRTLQTIRERGLHHVHGSLLPGVDALSAPILDARGQIAAVMTVVGPASTFDADERGPAARRLLAAAQATSWRMGYQAEDGVEA
- a CDS encoding quercetin 2,3-dioxygenase, whose amino-acid sequence is MITVRNAEERGHANHGWLKSSHTFSFADYHDPEERGFSDLLVINDDRVIAGKGFGQHPHRDMEIFSYVLEGALAHEDTLGTGSVITPGDVQLMSAGSGVAHSEFNHSTSQPVHFLQIWIVPNVRGAAPRYQQQHFSDDEKRGKLRLIISPDGQQGSLQVRQDARVYAGLFDGDEQATLTLADNRHAYVHVARGGIEVNGQPLREGDGVRMRKEQVIELSNGRDAEVLVFDLRPHELPRMP
- a CDS encoding flavodoxin (An electron-transfer protein; flavodoxin binds one FMN molecule, which serves as a redox-active prosthetic group); this translates as MKVAIISGTVYGTAEDVARHAATRLNTAGFETWHSPRGTLADIQAFAPDALLAVTSTTGMGELPDDLMPLYDSLRDTLPSQWRGLPGGVIALGDSSYGDTYCGGGEQLRELYAELGVQEVVPMLRLDASETVDQETDAEPWLDDFVQALKG
- a CDS encoding maleylacetoacetate isomerase, producing the protein MELFTYYRSTASYRVRIALALKGLQAQVLPVNLLMGEQQDAGYLGINPQGRVPALRLETGQVLTQSMAILDYLEERWPTPPLLPADLLARAQARSIAGAIGCDVHPLHNVAVLRWLRGHGVEETDVQAWITHWIGRGLVAVEQMLGEEGYCLGPTPGWADVFVVPQVYAAQRFGVGLEACPRIQRVVALAERHPAFIAAHPQAQADTPS